A genomic window from Gemmatimonadota bacterium includes:
- a CDS encoding HD domain-containing protein codes for MDISTTHREHKMIIRDPVHGDMSFNESERRVMDTRQMQRLRGVRQTGSAYLVYPGCVHTRFEHSLGTTAMSRRVLDVLRRGGAQIESEQADAVALAALVHDISHLPFGHTFEDERKLFPRHDTAARMKHFLTQTEIAQALDASGLRDTVISLLTDKSFSPAWMQQIVSSTIDADLLDYLRRDAYFAGLRQDYDDRIFSTFMLADENLAIDVTRLSTRTELLHLLRLRYFLTERVYYHHAKVSSGAMIAKAVEIATEHGLAETDLYTLTDDALFRHLLGYKDPRIDRLINGVCERRLLKRAYMISTAEVGRRGRDELIATYNRSVESRQQIERQIADAVTINPDQVILYCPDISAIKEARVRVVTQNGLSRLNDPPDNPPFDVKVVEDQYERLWKFYIFAPEGYRERVGKVCERVFGESNALV; via the coding sequence ATGGACATTTCCACAACTCATCGGGAGCACAAAATGATTATTCGCGATCCCGTTCACGGCGATATGTCGTTTAATGAATCCGAACGTCGGGTTATGGACACGCGACAAATGCAACGCCTGCGCGGCGTGCGCCAAACAGGATCGGCATATCTGGTCTATCCGGGCTGTGTCCACACGCGTTTTGAACACTCGCTGGGCACAACGGCGATGTCGCGGCGCGTGCTCGATGTCTTGAGACGCGGTGGCGCGCAAATCGAATCCGAGCAGGCCGATGCGGTCGCATTGGCCGCGCTGGTTCACGACATTTCGCACTTGCCCTTTGGACATACGTTTGAAGATGAACGCAAGCTCTTTCCCCGCCACGACACAGCCGCCCGCATGAAACATTTCTTAACGCAAACAGAAATCGCGCAAGCACTCGATGCTTCGGGCCTGCGCGATACGGTGATTTCTCTGCTTACAGATAAATCGTTTTCACCGGCGTGGATGCAGCAGATTGTGTCCAGCACCATCGATGCCGACTTGCTCGATTATTTGCGTCGCGATGCGTATTTTGCAGGCCTGCGTCAGGATTATGACGACCGAATTTTTAGCACCTTTATGCTTGCCGATGAAAATCTCGCGATTGATGTGACCCGTCTCAGTACGCGCACCGAGTTGCTGCACTTGTTACGGCTGCGCTATTTTCTTACCGAGCGCGTTTATTATCACCACGCCAAAGTGTCATCGGGTGCTATGATTGCCAAAGCCGTCGAGATCGCCACCGAACACGGTCTTGCTGAAACCGATCTTTACACTTTGACGGACGATGCCCTTTTTCGCCATTTGCTCGGCTATAAAGACCCGCGCATTGACCGTTTGATCAACGGCGTTTGCGAACGGCGGCTGCTCAAACGCGCCTATATGATTTCGACTGCCGAAGTGGGGCGCCGGGGGCGCGATGAGTTGATTGCCACCTACAATCGATCTGTCGAGAGTAGGCAGCAGATTGAGCGGCAAATCGCCGATGCTGTGACCATTAACCCCGACCAGGTTATTCTCTACTGCCCGGATATCTCTGCCATCAAAGAAGCGCGCGTGCGCGTTGTTACGCAAAATGGCTTGAGCCGCCTGAACGATCCCCCAGACAATCCGCCTTTTGATGTAAAGGTCGTGGAAGACCAGTATGAACGGCTCTGGAAATTTTACATTTTTGCACCCGAAGGTTATAGAGAGCGCGTTGGAAAAGTGTGCGAGCGCGTATTTGGCGAATCAAATGCGCTGGTATAA